In one Ictalurus furcatus strain D&B chromosome 28, Billie_1.0, whole genome shotgun sequence genomic region, the following are encoded:
- the abl1 gene encoding tyrosine-protein kinase ABL1 isoform X1 produces the protein MGQQPGKFVGDQRRPSLPALNFIKSGGKRDSSRHGTQPCNVFAVHEALQRPDFEPSGLSEAARWNSKENLLAGPSENDPNLFLALYDFVASGDNTLSITKGEKLRVLGYNHNGEWCEAQSKNGQGWVPSNYITPVNSLEKHSWYHGPVSRNAAEYLLSSGINGSFLVRESESSPGQRSISLRYEGRVYHYRINTASDGKLYVSSESRFNTLAELVHHHSTVADGLITTLHYPAPKRNKPTIYGVSPNYDKWEMERTDITMKHKLGGGQYGEVYEGVWKKYNLTVAVKTLKEDTMEVEEFLKEAAVMKEIKHPNLVQLLGVCTREPPFYIITEFMTHGNLLDYLRECNREEVNAVVLLYMATQISSAMEYLEKKNFIHRDLAARNCLVGENHLVKVADFGLSRLMTGDTYTAHAGAKFPIKWTAPESLAYNKFSIKSDVWAFGVLLWEIATYGMSPYPGIDLSQVYELLEKDYRMDRPEGCPEKVYELMRACWKWNPAERPSFAETHQAFETMFQESSISDEVEKELGKKGKKLTLGSIQQAPELPTKTRTIRRPMEKDGDSPDGAEAEVAVSPMLPRKERLIVDSNLNEEPKSKTSLNPLISLIKKKKKTAPTPPTRSSSFRHPRDDFNNGSSFNDATLGIDPSKFLCLNNNGAGGVSNGAPAYPGQVFPPHPRKKGTQGTSSVGRLATTPPGEEDLSNSKRFQRSSSASSMPPGSDRTEWKSVTLPRDVQSRHFDSSTLGSKPALPRKSTPRGGTLTPPPRLSKKTEDALDEVFKDSESSPGSSPQTLTPKLGHRPQTQSENSKTSAFQADLLKSNALSALGAAGEECRARRHKQPLDISGQREKDRGKFPKSKPAPPPPPPSSVKSGKVSRSPTQDLTADAKVKVSLDLSPSGSDQARSFLPQESTKKLSTSKAQPSKTAPTSPTSQPLGVVASSPAGDQGLATAFIPLVTTRRSLRKTRQNERIPNSTITREMVLESTELLRAAISRNSEQTGSHNAVLEAGNNLSKYCLSYVDSIQQMRNKFAFREAINKLENSLRELQICPTATGGASTPQDFTKLLSSVKEISDIVQR, from the exons AAGCTCTTCAGCGACCGGACTTTGAGCCCTCTGGTCTGTCTGAGGCGGCGCGCTGGAACTCCAAAGAGAACCTGTTGGCAGGACCTAGTGAAAATGACCCCAATCTGTTTCTAGCACTGTACGACTTTGTTGCGAGTGGTGACAACACGCTCAGCATCACTAAAG GAGAGAAGCTGCGAGTGCTAGGTTACAATCACAATGGCGAGTGGTGTGAAGCGCAGTCCAAGAATGGTCAGGGCTGGGTGCCCAGCAACTACATCACTCCCGTCAACAGTCTGGAGAAGCACAGCTGGTACCACGGGCCAGTGTCCCGCAACGCTGCCGAGTACCTGCTCAGCAGCGGCATCAACGGCAGCTTCCTGgtgcgagagagcgagagcagtCCAGGCCAGCGGTCCATCTCACTACGCTACGAGGGTCGAGTCTACCACTACCGCATCAACACGGCTTCTGACGGCAAG CTCTATGTATCGTCGGAGAGTCGTTTCAACACACTGGCCGAGTTGGTGCATCACCATTCCACCGTCGCGGATGGCCTCATTACGACACTACACTACCCAGCGCCCAAACGTAACAAGCCCACGATCTACGGCGTCTCGCCAAACTACGACAAGTGGGAGATGGAGCGCACGGACATTACTATGAAACACAAGCTGGGCGGAGGCCAGTATGGAGAGGTGTACGAGGGAGTGTGGAAAAAGTACAATCTCACCGTCGCTGTCAAAACACTAAAG GAGGACACAATGGAGGTAGAAGAGTTCCTAAAGGAGGCGGCAGTCATGAAAGAAATCAAACATCCCAATTTGGTCCAACTATTAG GTGTTTGCACACGGGAGCCACCCTTCTACATCATCACTGAGTTCATGACCCACGGTAACCTGCTGGACTACCTGCGTGAGTGTAACCGCGAGGAGGTCAACGCCGTGGTGCTGCTCTACATGGCCACTCAGATTTCCTCTGCAATGGAGTACTTGGAGAAGAAAAATTTTATTCACAG GGACTTGGCTGCCCGCAACTGCTTGGTCGGGGAGAACCACTTGGTGAAGGTAGCAGATTTTGGTTTGAGTCGTCTGATGACGGGAGACACGTACACAGCTCACGCCGGAGCCAAATTTCCTATCAAATGGACTGCACCAGAAAGCCTGGCATATAATAAATTCTCGATCAAATCAGATGTATGGG CTTTTGGAGTGCTGCTATGGGAGATTGCCACCTATGGGATGTCCCCATACCCTGGGATTGATTTGTCCCAGGTATATGAGCTACTTGAGAAGGACTATCGCATGGACAGACCTGAGGGATGCCCAGAGAAAGTCTACGAACTAATGAGAGCCT GTTGGAAATGGAACCCAGCAGAGAGGCCGTCCTTTGCCGAGACCCATCAAGCGTTTGAAACTATGTTTCAGGAATCCAGCATCTCAGACG AGGTGGAGAAAGAATTGGGGAAGAAGGGTAAAAAGCTGACACTTGGCTCCATACAGCAGGCCCCGGAGCTACCGACCAAAACTAGGACGATACGCAGACCTATGGAGAAAGATGGAGACAGCCCAG ACGGTGCGGAGGCAGAGGTAGCGGTGTCGCCGATGCTTCCTCGAAAAGAGAGGCTTATAGTAGACAGCAATCTAAACGAGGAACCAAAATCCAAGACCAGCCTCAACCCCTTGATCAGCTtaatcaaaaagaaaaagaaaaccgcTCCGACCCCTCCAACACGCAGCAGTTCCTTTAGGCACCCCAgggatgattttaacaatggCTCTTCGTTTAATGACGCCACGCTAGGTATCGACCCTTCGAAGTTCCTCTGCCTCAATAATAATGGAGCTGGAGGTGTCAGCAACGGAGCACCCGCATATCCGGGTCAGGTGTTTCCTCCACACCCGCGGAAAAAGGGCACACAAGGAACTTCCAGTGTTGGGAGACTCGCTACAACGCCCCCGGGTGAGGAAGATCTGTCCAACTCAAAGCGCTTTCAGAGGTCCTCATCAGCCTCCAGCATGCCCCCAGGGTCAGACCGCACAGAGTGGAAGTCGGTCACACTCCCCCGTGACGTGCAGTCTCGCCACTTCGACTCGAGCACCTTGGGAAGCAAGCCTGCCCTGCCTCGCAAGAGCACACCACGCGGTGGCACTCTTACCCCACCCCCACGCCTGTCCAAGAAGACCGAAGACGCTTTAGACGAGGTTTTTAAGGATAGTGAATCTAGTCCCGGATCAAGCCCCCAGACCCTAACCCCCAAGTTGGGTCATCGGCCGCAAACGCAGAGCGAAAACTCCAAAACTAGTGCCTTCCAAGCAGACCTGCTTAAATCGAACGCACTCTCTGCCCTGGGAGCGGCTGGGGAGGAGTGCAGAGCACGCAGACACAAACAACCTCTAGATATCTCGGGTCAGCGAGAGAAGGATAGGGGGAAGTTTCCAAAGTCCAAGCCAgcccctcctccacctccaccctcGAGTGTCAAATCTGGGAAGGTTTCACGGAGCCCCACGCAAGACCTAACCGCTGACGCTAAAGTCAAAGTCAGTCTTGACCTAAGTCCCTCTGGCTCTGATCAAGCCAGGTCCTTCTTGCCCCAGGAAAGTACCAAAAAACTTAGCACCTCAAAAGCACAGCCATCAAAGACCGCACCCACTTCTCCAACCAGTCAGCCACTGGGAGTAGTGGCCAGCTCACCTGCTGGAGATCAGGGCTTGGCTACGGCTTTCATCCCGCTTGTGACTACACGCCGCTCTTTGAGGAAAACGCGTCAGAATGAACGTATTCCCAACTCGACCATCACACGAGAGATGGTCCTGGAGAGCACAGAGCTTCTGCGTGCTGCCATCAGCAGGAACTCTGAGCAAACAGGCAGTCATAATGCGGTTTTGGAGGCTGGCAACAACCTGTCCAAGTACTGCCTGAGCTACGTGGACTCCATACAGCAGATGAGGAACAAGTTTGCATTCCGTGAGGCCATTAACAAGCTGGAGAACAGCCTGAGGGAGCTGCAGATCTGCCCTACAGCCACTGGGGGCGCTAGCACACCACAAGACTTCACCAAGCTCCTATCCTCTGTCAAGGAGATTAGTGACATTGTCCAGAGGTAG
- the rab14l gene encoding RAB14, member RAS oncogene family, like, translated as MATAPYNYSYIFKYIIIGDMGVGKSCLLHQFTEKKFMADCPHTIGVEFGTRIIEVSGQKIKLQIWDTAGQERFRAVTRSYYRGAAGALMVYDITRRSTYNHLSSWLTDARNLTNPNTVIILIGNKADLEAQRDVTYEEAKQFAEENGLLFLEASAKTGENVEDAFLEAAKKIYQNIQDGSLDLNAAESGVQHKPSAPQGGRLTSEAQPQREGCGC; from the exons ATGGCCACCGCACCGTACAACTACTcgtacatttttaaatacatcatcatCG GGGACATGGGGGTAGGCAAGTCATGTTTGCTTCACCAGTTCACAGAAAAGAAAT TCATGGCCGACTGTCCCCACACAATCGGCGTGGAGTTCGGAACGAGGATCATCGAGGTGAGCGGGCAGAAGATCAAGCTGCAGATCTGGGACACGGCAGGGCAGGAGCGCTTCAGAGCCGTGACACGCAGCTATTACCGGGGCGCCGCCGGAGCGCTCATGGTGTACGACATCACCAG GAGAAGCACGTATAACCATCTCAGTAGCTGGCTTACAGATGCCAGGAACCTCACCAACCCCAATACT gtgaTCATTCTCATAGGTAACAAAGCAGACCTGGAAGCTCAGCGAGATGTGACGTATGAAGAAGCCAAGCAGTTCGCTGAGGAGAACG GTTTGCTGTTTCTGGAAGCCAGTGCAAAAAC AGGCGAGAATGTGGAGGATGCTTTCCTGGAGGCGGCGAAAAAGATTTACCAGAACATTCAGGACGGCAGCCTGGACCTGAACGCGGCCGAATCAGGGGTCCAGCACAAGCCGTCTGCCCCGCAGGGCGGCCGGCTAACCAGCGAAGCACAGCCTCAAAGGGAAGGATGTGGCTGCTAA
- the abl1 gene encoding tyrosine-protein kinase ABL1 isoform X2 has protein sequence MKMLEICLKLVGCKSKKGLSSSSYNLTREALQRPDFEPSGLSEAARWNSKENLLAGPSENDPNLFLALYDFVASGDNTLSITKGEKLRVLGYNHNGEWCEAQSKNGQGWVPSNYITPVNSLEKHSWYHGPVSRNAAEYLLSSGINGSFLVRESESSPGQRSISLRYEGRVYHYRINTASDGKLYVSSESRFNTLAELVHHHSTVADGLITTLHYPAPKRNKPTIYGVSPNYDKWEMERTDITMKHKLGGGQYGEVYEGVWKKYNLTVAVKTLKEDTMEVEEFLKEAAVMKEIKHPNLVQLLGVCTREPPFYIITEFMTHGNLLDYLRECNREEVNAVVLLYMATQISSAMEYLEKKNFIHRDLAARNCLVGENHLVKVADFGLSRLMTGDTYTAHAGAKFPIKWTAPESLAYNKFSIKSDVWAFGVLLWEIATYGMSPYPGIDLSQVYELLEKDYRMDRPEGCPEKVYELMRACWKWNPAERPSFAETHQAFETMFQESSISDEVEKELGKKGKKLTLGSIQQAPELPTKTRTIRRPMEKDGDSPDGAEAEVAVSPMLPRKERLIVDSNLNEEPKSKTSLNPLISLIKKKKKTAPTPPTRSSSFRHPRDDFNNGSSFNDATLGIDPSKFLCLNNNGAGGVSNGAPAYPGQVFPPHPRKKGTQGTSSVGRLATTPPGEEDLSNSKRFQRSSSASSMPPGSDRTEWKSVTLPRDVQSRHFDSSTLGSKPALPRKSTPRGGTLTPPPRLSKKTEDALDEVFKDSESSPGSSPQTLTPKLGHRPQTQSENSKTSAFQADLLKSNALSALGAAGEECRARRHKQPLDISGQREKDRGKFPKSKPAPPPPPPSSVKSGKVSRSPTQDLTADAKVKVSLDLSPSGSDQARSFLPQESTKKLSTSKAQPSKTAPTSPTSQPLGVVASSPAGDQGLATAFIPLVTTRRSLRKTRQNERIPNSTITREMVLESTELLRAAISRNSEQTGSHNAVLEAGNNLSKYCLSYVDSIQQMRNKFAFREAINKLENSLRELQICPTATGGASTPQDFTKLLSSVKEISDIVQR, from the exons AAGCTCTTCAGCGACCGGACTTTGAGCCCTCTGGTCTGTCTGAGGCGGCGCGCTGGAACTCCAAAGAGAACCTGTTGGCAGGACCTAGTGAAAATGACCCCAATCTGTTTCTAGCACTGTACGACTTTGTTGCGAGTGGTGACAACACGCTCAGCATCACTAAAG GAGAGAAGCTGCGAGTGCTAGGTTACAATCACAATGGCGAGTGGTGTGAAGCGCAGTCCAAGAATGGTCAGGGCTGGGTGCCCAGCAACTACATCACTCCCGTCAACAGTCTGGAGAAGCACAGCTGGTACCACGGGCCAGTGTCCCGCAACGCTGCCGAGTACCTGCTCAGCAGCGGCATCAACGGCAGCTTCCTGgtgcgagagagcgagagcagtCCAGGCCAGCGGTCCATCTCACTACGCTACGAGGGTCGAGTCTACCACTACCGCATCAACACGGCTTCTGACGGCAAG CTCTATGTATCGTCGGAGAGTCGTTTCAACACACTGGCCGAGTTGGTGCATCACCATTCCACCGTCGCGGATGGCCTCATTACGACACTACACTACCCAGCGCCCAAACGTAACAAGCCCACGATCTACGGCGTCTCGCCAAACTACGACAAGTGGGAGATGGAGCGCACGGACATTACTATGAAACACAAGCTGGGCGGAGGCCAGTATGGAGAGGTGTACGAGGGAGTGTGGAAAAAGTACAATCTCACCGTCGCTGTCAAAACACTAAAG GAGGACACAATGGAGGTAGAAGAGTTCCTAAAGGAGGCGGCAGTCATGAAAGAAATCAAACATCCCAATTTGGTCCAACTATTAG GTGTTTGCACACGGGAGCCACCCTTCTACATCATCACTGAGTTCATGACCCACGGTAACCTGCTGGACTACCTGCGTGAGTGTAACCGCGAGGAGGTCAACGCCGTGGTGCTGCTCTACATGGCCACTCAGATTTCCTCTGCAATGGAGTACTTGGAGAAGAAAAATTTTATTCACAG GGACTTGGCTGCCCGCAACTGCTTGGTCGGGGAGAACCACTTGGTGAAGGTAGCAGATTTTGGTTTGAGTCGTCTGATGACGGGAGACACGTACACAGCTCACGCCGGAGCCAAATTTCCTATCAAATGGACTGCACCAGAAAGCCTGGCATATAATAAATTCTCGATCAAATCAGATGTATGGG CTTTTGGAGTGCTGCTATGGGAGATTGCCACCTATGGGATGTCCCCATACCCTGGGATTGATTTGTCCCAGGTATATGAGCTACTTGAGAAGGACTATCGCATGGACAGACCTGAGGGATGCCCAGAGAAAGTCTACGAACTAATGAGAGCCT GTTGGAAATGGAACCCAGCAGAGAGGCCGTCCTTTGCCGAGACCCATCAAGCGTTTGAAACTATGTTTCAGGAATCCAGCATCTCAGACG AGGTGGAGAAAGAATTGGGGAAGAAGGGTAAAAAGCTGACACTTGGCTCCATACAGCAGGCCCCGGAGCTACCGACCAAAACTAGGACGATACGCAGACCTATGGAGAAAGATGGAGACAGCCCAG ACGGTGCGGAGGCAGAGGTAGCGGTGTCGCCGATGCTTCCTCGAAAAGAGAGGCTTATAGTAGACAGCAATCTAAACGAGGAACCAAAATCCAAGACCAGCCTCAACCCCTTGATCAGCTtaatcaaaaagaaaaagaaaaccgcTCCGACCCCTCCAACACGCAGCAGTTCCTTTAGGCACCCCAgggatgattttaacaatggCTCTTCGTTTAATGACGCCACGCTAGGTATCGACCCTTCGAAGTTCCTCTGCCTCAATAATAATGGAGCTGGAGGTGTCAGCAACGGAGCACCCGCATATCCGGGTCAGGTGTTTCCTCCACACCCGCGGAAAAAGGGCACACAAGGAACTTCCAGTGTTGGGAGACTCGCTACAACGCCCCCGGGTGAGGAAGATCTGTCCAACTCAAAGCGCTTTCAGAGGTCCTCATCAGCCTCCAGCATGCCCCCAGGGTCAGACCGCACAGAGTGGAAGTCGGTCACACTCCCCCGTGACGTGCAGTCTCGCCACTTCGACTCGAGCACCTTGGGAAGCAAGCCTGCCCTGCCTCGCAAGAGCACACCACGCGGTGGCACTCTTACCCCACCCCCACGCCTGTCCAAGAAGACCGAAGACGCTTTAGACGAGGTTTTTAAGGATAGTGAATCTAGTCCCGGATCAAGCCCCCAGACCCTAACCCCCAAGTTGGGTCATCGGCCGCAAACGCAGAGCGAAAACTCCAAAACTAGTGCCTTCCAAGCAGACCTGCTTAAATCGAACGCACTCTCTGCCCTGGGAGCGGCTGGGGAGGAGTGCAGAGCACGCAGACACAAACAACCTCTAGATATCTCGGGTCAGCGAGAGAAGGATAGGGGGAAGTTTCCAAAGTCCAAGCCAgcccctcctccacctccaccctcGAGTGTCAAATCTGGGAAGGTTTCACGGAGCCCCACGCAAGACCTAACCGCTGACGCTAAAGTCAAAGTCAGTCTTGACCTAAGTCCCTCTGGCTCTGATCAAGCCAGGTCCTTCTTGCCCCAGGAAAGTACCAAAAAACTTAGCACCTCAAAAGCACAGCCATCAAAGACCGCACCCACTTCTCCAACCAGTCAGCCACTGGGAGTAGTGGCCAGCTCACCTGCTGGAGATCAGGGCTTGGCTACGGCTTTCATCCCGCTTGTGACTACACGCCGCTCTTTGAGGAAAACGCGTCAGAATGAACGTATTCCCAACTCGACCATCACACGAGAGATGGTCCTGGAGAGCACAGAGCTTCTGCGTGCTGCCATCAGCAGGAACTCTGAGCAAACAGGCAGTCATAATGCGGTTTTGGAGGCTGGCAACAACCTGTCCAAGTACTGCCTGAGCTACGTGGACTCCATACAGCAGATGAGGAACAAGTTTGCATTCCGTGAGGCCATTAACAAGCTGGAGAACAGCCTGAGGGAGCTGCAGATCTGCCCTACAGCCACTGGGGGCGCTAGCACACCACAAGACTTCACCAAGCTCCTATCCTCTGTCAAGGAGATTAGTGACATTGTCCAGAGGTAG